Proteins from one Gemmatimonadaceae bacterium genomic window:
- a CDS encoding prepilin-type N-terminal cleavage/methylation domain-containing protein, which translates to MLRIRKGFTLIELLIVVVIIGILAAIAIPKFANTKEKAYLASMKSDLRNMATVQEGYFSDFQVYTNGTALNQGGSTQSLVGFVPSAGVRVVAANTGGTGWSATAAHSATTRTCAIFLGVAAVSPATVEAEPKCN; encoded by the coding sequence ATGCTTCGCATTCGTAAAGGCTTCACGCTCATCGAACTTCTGATCGTCGTCGTGATCATCGGCATTCTGGCCGCGATCGCGATCCCGAAGTTCGCGAACACGAAGGAGAAGGCGTACCTGGCGTCGATGAAGTCGGACCTCCGCAACATGGCGACCGTCCAGGAAGGCTACTTCTCGGATTTCCAGGTCTACACGAACGGTACCGCGCTCAACCAGGGTGGTTCCACGCAGTCGCTCGTCGGGTTCGTCCCGTCGGCTGGTGTGCGCGTCGTTGCGGCGAACACGGGTGGCACGGGCTGGAGCGCCACGGCGGCTCACAGCGCCACGACCCGTACCTGCGCGATCTTCCTCGGTGTGGCGGCGGTCTCGCCGGCCACCGTCGAAGCAGAACCGAAGTGTAACTAA
- a CDS encoding histone deacetylase has protein sequence MPLHVWTSARYSFPLPEGHRFPIAKYAMLRDRVLAEGIVPPECVHEPASVARDDLLLVHTRDYVDRFTRGELTSGEARTLGFPWSEALVERSYRSTGGTMEATAHAMTHGIAMNLAGGTHHAFPSHGEGFCVFNDVAIAIRALQRDRRIERAAIVDLDVHQGNGTHAVFASDERVFTFSMHGGRNYPFHKVPGRLDLELDDRTGDDEYLSLLTEAMPRVMAAARADLVVYLAGADPHEHDRLGRLALTFAGLEQRDALVFDACRNAGVPVAVTIAGGYGDPIDATVQVHVNTARIASRYSMSH, from the coding sequence ATGCCGCTCCACGTCTGGACGAGCGCTCGCTACAGCTTTCCGCTGCCCGAAGGGCATCGCTTTCCGATCGCGAAGTACGCGATGCTGCGCGATCGCGTGCTGGCCGAGGGGATCGTGCCGCCGGAGTGTGTGCACGAGCCGGCGTCCGTCGCGCGCGACGATTTATTGCTCGTGCACACGCGCGACTACGTCGATCGCTTCACGCGCGGCGAGCTCACGTCCGGCGAAGCGCGAACGCTTGGCTTCCCGTGGTCTGAGGCGCTCGTCGAGCGGTCGTATCGTTCGACGGGCGGCACGATGGAAGCGACCGCGCACGCCATGACGCACGGCATCGCAATGAACCTGGCGGGCGGGACGCATCACGCCTTCCCCTCGCATGGTGAGGGGTTCTGCGTATTCAACGACGTGGCGATCGCGATTCGTGCGCTGCAGCGCGACAGACGCATCGAGCGCGCGGCGATCGTCGATCTCGACGTGCATCAAGGCAACGGAACGCATGCGGTGTTCGCGAGCGATGAGCGTGTCTTCACGTTCAGCATGCATGGCGGGCGCAATTATCCGTTTCACAAAGTGCCGGGGCGGCTGGATCTCGAGCTGGACGATCGCACGGGGGACGACGAGTATCTGTCGCTGCTCACCGAAGCGATGCCGCGCGTGATGGCCGCCGCGCGTGCGGACCTGGTGGTCTATCTCGCCGGCGCAGACCCGCACGAGCACGATCGTCTGGGCCGATTGGCGCTGACGTTCGCGGGTCTCGAGCAGCGCGACGCATTGGTGTTCGATGCGTGCCGCAACGCCGGTGTTCCAGTGGCGGTGACGATTGCCGGCGGCTACGGCGATCCGATCGACGCCACCGTCCAAGTCCATGTGAACACGGCACGTATCGCATCGAGATACTCGATGTCCCATTAG
- a CDS encoding M28 family peptidase, whose amino-acid sequence MASRRRRDGRFLVASLLGMTAVIGCGVVHPTPATAADSLRLRRDIEYLASPALAGRLTGTSGNDSAAAYIARRYAALHLVPLDTDFQQRFIARPPAHFGPSPSLRTQNVFAVLPGRDPALREQFVVVGAHFDHLGASTEGALDPDSRELRLGADDNASGTAAVLELARIFARSPARRSIIFANFSGEEQGLLGSEYMVEHFPATLDSVDAMLNFDMVGRMKNDRLIVYGVATAIELTTLLDSANQSTEKLNIAAQGDGYGPSDNTSFYAKKIPVLFFFTDLHDDYHRATDVASKINAAGEARVVNVAAAALRRIADRPARLSYVNVPAKPQMNAGEGGSQVYLGSIPDMAGGDTPGLRLSGVRAGTPADAAGLKAGDVIIEFGGVPVKDLYEYSNALYSHKPGDEVDIVVLRDSKRVTLHARLGKRSG is encoded by the coding sequence ATGGCTAGCCGGCGGCGCCGCGACGGGAGATTCCTCGTCGCTTCGCTCCTCGGAATGACGGCGGTGATTGGCTGCGGCGTCGTACACCCAACCCCCGCCACCGCCGCCGACTCGCTCCGCCTCCGCCGCGACATCGAATACCTGGCGAGCCCCGCGCTCGCCGGGCGACTCACCGGAACATCAGGCAACGACTCCGCCGCCGCATACATCGCGCGCCGGTACGCGGCGCTGCACCTCGTCCCGCTCGATACCGATTTCCAACAGCGGTTCATCGCGCGACCGCCCGCGCACTTCGGTCCGAGTCCATCGCTCCGAACGCAGAATGTGTTCGCGGTGTTGCCCGGTCGCGATCCCGCGCTTCGCGAACAGTTCGTCGTCGTCGGCGCGCACTTCGACCATCTCGGCGCGTCCACCGAGGGCGCGCTCGATCCCGACTCGCGCGAATTGCGTCTCGGTGCAGACGACAACGCATCCGGCACCGCGGCGGTGCTCGAGCTGGCGCGGATCTTCGCGCGCTCGCCGGCGCGCCGCTCGATCATCTTCGCCAACTTCAGCGGCGAAGAGCAGGGACTGCTCGGCTCCGAATACATGGTCGAGCACTTTCCCGCGACGCTCGACAGCGTGGATGCGATGCTCAACTTCGACATGGTCGGCCGCATGAAGAACGATCGGCTGATCGTGTATGGCGTCGCGACCGCCATCGAGCTGACCACGTTGCTCGACAGCGCGAATCAATCGACCGAGAAGTTGAACATCGCCGCGCAGGGCGACGGCTACGGACCGTCGGACAACACGTCGTTCTACGCGAAGAAGATTCCGGTGCTCTTCTTCTTCACCGACCTGCACGACGACTACCATCGCGCGACGGACGTCGCGAGCAAGATCAACGCGGCGGGCGAGGCGCGCGTCGTGAACGTCGCCGCGGCCGCCCTTCGTCGCATTGCCGACCGGCCGGCGCGACTGAGCTATGTGAACGTGCCGGCCAAGCCACAGATGAACGCCGGCGAAGGCGGGAGCCAGGTGTATCTCGGCTCCATTCCCGACATGGCCGGCGGTGACACACCGGGCTTGAGGCTCAGCGGCGTCCGCGCGGGAACTCCCGCCGACGCGGCGGGTCTCAAGGCGGGCGACGTCATCATCGAGTTCGGCGGCGTTCCGGTAAAAGACCTGTACGAGTACTCCAACGCCCTGTACTCGCACAAACCGGGAGATGAGGTCGACATCGTCGTGTTGCGCGACAGCAAGCGCGTGACGCTGCACGCGAGGCTCGGCAAACGCAGCGGATGA
- a CDS encoding M20/M25/M40 family metallo-hydrolase, with product MLSPTSLAFLKRLLDTPAPSGYEGPAARVWREEASTFADRVTTDVAGNSMAEINPGGSPTIMLDGHIDEIGLIVQYIDDDGFVYPSAIGGWDCQVLVGQRIRFLGKGGDVVGVVGKKPIHLMKASDRDNATKFTDIWVDIGASNRAEAEGRISVGDPGVIDSKTIDFPNNRIVSRSIDDRIGAFVVLEALRRYAQNPGPARVVAAATTQEEIAWHGGGALVCTNCINPTMAIVVDVTFATDHPTVEKKEIGDHKIGGGPVLSRGAVISPVVYELLRSTAERQGIKYSVHAAGRDTSTNADTIHISREGVATGLVSIPNRYMHSPNELVSLDDVDKTSTLLAEACRAITAKTDFTAR from the coding sequence ATGCTCAGCCCGACATCGCTGGCTTTCCTGAAGCGCTTGCTCGATACGCCCGCCCCGTCCGGCTACGAAGGGCCGGCCGCGCGCGTTTGGCGCGAGGAAGCATCCACGTTCGCCGACCGCGTCACGACCGACGTCGCCGGCAACAGTATGGCCGAGATCAATCCCGGCGGCTCGCCGACGATCATGCTCGATGGCCACATCGACGAGATCGGTCTCATCGTGCAGTACATCGACGATGACGGTTTCGTCTATCCGTCCGCGATCGGAGGCTGGGACTGCCAGGTCCTCGTCGGCCAACGCATTCGCTTCCTCGGCAAAGGCGGCGACGTGGTCGGCGTCGTCGGCAAGAAGCCGATTCACCTCATGAAAGCGTCGGATCGCGACAACGCGACCAAGTTCACCGACATCTGGGTCGACATCGGCGCATCGAATCGCGCCGAGGCGGAAGGGCGCATCAGCGTCGGCGATCCGGGGGTGATCGACTCGAAGACGATCGACTTCCCGAACAACCGCATCGTGTCGCGCTCCATCGACGATCGCATCGGCGCGTTCGTCGTGCTCGAGGCGCTGCGCCGCTACGCCCAGAATCCCGGACCCGCCCGCGTCGTCGCCGCGGCGACGACGCAGGAAGAGATCGCGTGGCACGGCGGCGGTGCGCTCGTCTGCACGAACTGCATCAACCCGACGATGGCGATCGTCGTCGACGTGACCTTCGCGACCGATCACCCGACCGTCGAGAAGAAAGAGATCGGCGATCACAAGATCGGCGGCGGACCCGTGCTGAGCCGCGGCGCCGTGATCTCGCCCGTCGTGTACGAGCTGCTGCGCAGCACGGCCGAGCGGCAGGGAATCAAATATTCCGTGCATGCAGCGGGGCGCGACACGTCGACGAACGCCGACACGATTCACATCTCGCGCGAAGGCGTCGCGACGGGCCTCGTGTCGATTCCGAATCGGTACATGCATTCGCCGAACGAGCTGGTGAGCCTGGACGACGTCGACAAGACGTCGACGTTGTTGGCGGAAGCCTGCCGAGCCATCACGGCGAAGACGGACTTTACGGCGCGGTAG
- a CDS encoding amidohydrolase, with protein MRSRFFGMALYALIAASANAFAQRPAPTAQRADLIVTNARIYTVDDNHPFVEAMAVREGRVTFVGSAREAMLLRDPSTRVVDAGGHTIIPGMVDAHAHLFELGEFLHNIDLRATRSYEEIVNIIAAHVKETPSGRWIRGRAWDQNKWGDTRFPTHEALSRISPNNPVVLERVDGHALLANAAAMRAAGVTAATKDPAGGRIERNANGEPTGVFVDNAQALIERVVPPWSHDEMVSLALAGVKEANKYGLTGVHDPGEPRTVLDVFEELAKANNLSLRVYAMISDDSAAIEHYFELGPRSDLYDSHLWIRAIKLYADGALGSRGAALLDPYTDDPKNNGLLKSTPEHLRDVSTRALQHGFQVATHAIGDRGNRIALDAYEAALEAVPTVDHRFRIEHVQVLDHADVPRFAQLGVIPSMQSVHQTSDMYWASNRLGYARTFGAYAWRSLLNTGVILPNGSDMPVERVNPLYSFHAAVSRQDDNNWPPGGWFPEQKMTRDEALKSMTIWPAFAGFQEKELGSLTPGKFADFVILDRDIMTVPDQEILGTSVLATYIGGRAVFERSR; from the coding sequence ATGCGTTCTCGTTTCTTCGGCATGGCGCTTTACGCGCTCATCGCGGCATCTGCGAATGCGTTCGCCCAACGCCCAGCGCCCACCGCCCAACGCGCTGACCTCATTGTCACGAACGCGCGCATCTACACCGTCGACGACAACCATCCGTTCGTCGAAGCCATGGCCGTGCGCGAGGGCCGCGTGACGTTCGTCGGCTCGGCGCGCGAAGCCATGCTGCTTCGCGATCCCTCGACACGCGTCGTCGACGCCGGCGGCCACACGATCATTCCCGGCATGGTCGACGCCCACGCGCACCTGTTCGAGCTCGGCGAATTTTTGCACAACATCGATCTGCGCGCGACGCGGTCGTATGAGGAAATCGTGAACATCATCGCCGCGCACGTGAAGGAGACGCCGAGTGGGCGGTGGATTCGCGGCCGCGCGTGGGATCAGAACAAATGGGGCGATACGCGCTTCCCGACGCACGAGGCGCTGTCGCGCATCTCGCCAAACAATCCCGTGGTCCTCGAGCGTGTCGACGGCCACGCGCTGCTCGCGAACGCCGCCGCGATGCGCGCGGCAGGCGTCACTGCCGCGACCAAGGACCCCGCGGGCGGACGCATCGAGCGCAACGCCAACGGCGAACCAACCGGCGTGTTCGTCGACAACGCGCAGGCGTTGATCGAGCGCGTCGTGCCGCCGTGGTCGCATGACGAGATGGTCAGCCTCGCTCTCGCTGGTGTGAAGGAAGCCAACAAGTACGGTCTCACCGGCGTGCACGATCCCGGCGAGCCTCGCACCGTGCTCGACGTGTTCGAAGAGCTCGCGAAGGCGAACAACCTGAGTCTTCGCGTGTACGCGATGATTTCCGACGACAGCGCCGCGATCGAGCATTACTTCGAGCTCGGGCCGCGCAGCGATCTGTACGACAGCCACCTCTGGATTCGCGCGATCAAGCTCTACGCCGACGGCGCGCTTGGCTCGCGCGGCGCCGCGCTGCTCGACCCGTACACCGACGATCCCAAGAACAACGGCCTGCTCAAGTCCACCCCCGAGCATCTGCGCGATGTGTCGACGCGCGCGCTGCAGCACGGCTTCCAGGTGGCGACGCATGCGATCGGCGACCGCGGCAATCGCATCGCGCTCGATGCATATGAGGCCGCTCTCGAGGCGGTTCCGACGGTCGATCATCGTTTTCGCATCGAGCACGTGCAGGTGCTCGATCACGCGGACGTTCCGCGCTTCGCGCAGCTCGGCGTCATTCCGTCGATGCAATCGGTGCATCAAACGAGCGACATGTACTGGGCGTCGAACCGGCTCGGCTACGCGCGCACGTTCGGCGCGTATGCGTGGCGTTCGCTGCTCAACACCGGCGTCATCCTTCCGAACGGCAGCGACATGCCGGTGGAGCGCGTGAATCCGCTCTATTCGTTCCACGCCGCGGTGTCGCGGCAGGACGACAACAATTGGCCGCCGGGCGGTTGGTTTCCGGAGCAGAAGATGACGCGCGACGAAGCGCTCAAGTCGATGACGATCTGGCCCGCGTTCGCGGGGTTCCAGGAGAAAGAGCTCGGCTCGCTGACACCAGGCAAGTTTGCGGATTTTGTGATACTCGACCGCGACATCATGACGGTGCCGGACCAGGAAATCCTCGGCACTTCGGTGCTCGCGACATATATTGGTGGACGGGCGGTGTTCGAGCGCAGTCGCTAG
- a CDS encoding carboxypeptidase regulatory-like domain-containing protein encodes MSKAVLTIAQLCLMAGVATAHAQARAGAVAGVVRDSIGNVLENVEVTAITAAKSVRTDSLGRFTLAGLPAGPADLSVRRLAYSPVILGVQIPPADTTEVEIELGVVAQQLTGVVVQADRDHLHELFAFETRRRQGIGHFITRSQIEDRHPMLLSDMVRMIPGTVLIPGDNGRTSLRFSRVSRGNCPPQFYVDGMEVYGFSIDDMPPGDVEGVELYAGSAGLPPEFNRVHSTAICGTVVIWTRLPGSDRKK; translated from the coding sequence ATGAGCAAAGCGGTATTAACAATTGCTCAACTCTGCCTGATGGCCGGCGTCGCCACGGCCCATGCCCAGGCTCGGGCGGGCGCCGTCGCCGGGGTGGTGCGCGACAGCATCGGCAACGTGCTCGAGAACGTCGAAGTCACGGCGATCACGGCCGCCAAATCGGTACGCACCGATTCGCTCGGCCGCTTCACCCTCGCCGGCCTGCCGGCCGGGCCGGCGGATTTGAGCGTGCGGCGATTGGCGTACAGCCCCGTCATCCTCGGCGTTCAGATTCCACCGGCCGACACGACGGAGGTCGAGATCGAGCTCGGCGTCGTCGCCCAGCAGTTGACCGGCGTCGTCGTCCAGGCCGATCGCGACCACCTGCACGAGCTGTTCGCGTTCGAGACGCGCCGCCGGCAGGGCATCGGACACTTCATCACCCGGTCGCAGATCGAGGATCGGCACCCGATGCTCTTGAGCGACATGGTTCGGATGATCCCCGGCACGGTGCTCATTCCCGGCGACAACGGCCGCACGTCGCTCCGCTTCTCTCGCGTATCGCGAGGCAACTGCCCGCCGCAGTTCTACGTGGACGGCATGGAGGTGTACGGGTTCAGCATCGACGACATGCCGCCGGGCGACGTCGAAGGCGTGGAGCTCTACGCGGGCTCCGCCGGCTTGCCGCCGGAATTCAATCGGGTGCACAGCACGGCCATCTGCGGCACGGTCGTGATCTGGACGCGGCTGCCGGGGAGCGACCGAAAGAAATAG
- a CDS encoding oligopeptide transporter, OPT family produces MKPKELTLRGLILGALITTVFTAANVYLGLKVGLTFASSIPAAVISMAILSAVKDSSILENNIVQTVASAAGTLSAIIFVLPGLVIIGWWKGFPFWQSFFICLSGGVLGVLFTIPLRRALVTTSDLPYPEGVAAAEVLKVGSGTRGEVLDPSLRSGQAGESREGLVAVILGAVASAGLAIVSATQLIAGEFTGFFNIGGGAASGYDFAWSLALLGAGHLVGLSVGMAMLTGLIIAWGIAVPILTHAAPLQAGADLAAHTSAIWRTQVRFIGAGAIAIAAIYTLARLAKPVLGGLVSTLAASKSKVVGDDLDRDLAPVWIYALAFVCAVIAAWLAFSFARSTVLASNAVLLTAVTVPFVVLVGFLIAGICGYMAGLIGASNSPISGVGILSIVICASVLVVAVKPSTPDARSALVAFSLFITAIVFACATISNDNLQDLKTGQLVGASPMRQQVALIVGVAAGAAVIPWVLNLLAHAYGFAGAANVGVVAPHPLAAPQATLISALAKGVIGGNLEWAMIGIGALVGVGLIVLDEILGAMKRLRIPPLAVGIGIYLPMSATFAVVVGAIVSHWYLGRIRTAPDPERAERLGTLVASGLIVGESIWGVINAGLIVALVKDAPIALVPETFAPAPWLGTFAFIAIVVLLYGWMLRRARAMQ; encoded by the coding sequence ATGAAACCCAAAGAACTGACCCTGCGCGGACTGATCCTCGGCGCGCTCATCACGACGGTGTTCACCGCCGCCAACGTGTATTTGGGCCTCAAGGTCGGGCTCACGTTCGCGTCGTCGATCCCGGCCGCCGTGATCTCGATGGCGATCCTGAGCGCCGTGAAGGATTCCTCCATTCTCGAGAACAACATCGTTCAGACCGTTGCCTCGGCAGCGGGGACGCTGTCGGCGATCATCTTCGTGTTGCCTGGTCTGGTGATCATCGGCTGGTGGAAGGGCTTTCCATTCTGGCAATCATTTTTCATCTGTTTGAGTGGTGGCGTGCTCGGCGTGTTGTTCACGATTCCGCTGCGGCGCGCATTGGTGACGACGTCCGACCTGCCGTATCCCGAAGGCGTCGCGGCGGCGGAGGTGTTGAAGGTTGGCTCGGGCACGCGCGGCGAGGTTTTAGATCCCTCGCTCCGCTCGGGACAGGCTGGCGAATCGCGCGAAGGACTGGTGGCCGTGATCCTGGGCGCCGTGGCGTCAGCGGGGCTGGCGATCGTGAGCGCGACACAACTCATCGCCGGTGAGTTCACGGGTTTCTTCAACATCGGCGGCGGTGCGGCGAGCGGTTACGACTTCGCGTGGTCACTTGCGCTGCTCGGCGCGGGCCATCTCGTCGGCCTTTCGGTGGGCATGGCGATGTTGACGGGACTGATCATCGCGTGGGGGATTGCGGTTCCGATTCTCACGCACGCGGCGCCGCTCCAGGCGGGCGCGGATCTCGCGGCGCATACGAGCGCCATCTGGCGGACGCAGGTGCGGTTCATCGGCGCCGGCGCCATCGCGATTGCCGCGATCTACACACTCGCGCGGCTCGCGAAGCCCGTGCTCGGCGGGTTGGTCAGCACCCTGGCCGCCTCGAAGTCGAAAGTCGTCGGCGACGATTTGGATCGCGATCTGGCGCCGGTGTGGATCTACGCGCTCGCGTTCGTGTGCGCCGTCATCGCCGCGTGGCTCGCGTTCAGCTTCGCGCGCTCGACCGTGCTCGCGAGCAACGCGGTGCTGTTGACCGCCGTCACCGTGCCGTTCGTCGTGCTCGTCGGATTTCTGATCGCCGGCATCTGCGGGTACATGGCCGGACTGATTGGCGCCTCGAACAGCCCGATCTCGGGCGTCGGCATTCTCTCGATCGTGATCTGCGCGTCGGTGCTCGTCGTCGCGGTGAAGCCGTCCACGCCGGATGCGCGGTCGGCGCTGGTGGCGTTCTCGCTCTTCATCACCGCGATCGTCTTCGCGTGCGCGACGATCTCGAACGACAACTTGCAGGATCTGAAAACAGGACAGCTCGTCGGTGCGTCGCCAATGCGGCAGCAGGTTGCGCTGATCGTCGGCGTCGCGGCGGGCGCGGCGGTGATTCCCTGGGTGCTCAATTTGCTCGCGCACGCGTACGGCTTCGCCGGCGCGGCGAATGTCGGTGTCGTCGCGCCTCATCCGCTCGCGGCGCCGCAAGCCACGCTCATCTCGGCGCTCGCGAAGGGTGTGATCGGCGGCAATCTCGAGTGGGCGATGATCGGCATCGGCGCGCTCGTCGGCGTCGGCCTGATCGTTCTCGACGAAATCCTCGGCGCGATGAAAAGGCTTCGCATCCCGCCGTTGGCGGTGGGTATCGGCATCTACCTGCCGATGTCGGCGACGTTCGCGGTGGTCGTCGGCGCGATCGTGTCGCACTGGTACCTTGGACGAATTCGTACCGCGCCAGACCCGGAACGCGCGGAGCGGCTTGGAACGCTCGTCGCGTCGGGGTTGATCGTGGGCGAGAGCATCTGGGGCGTGATCAACGCCGGCCTGATCGTGGCGCTGGTGAAAGATGCGCCGATCGCGCTCGTCCCCGAGACCTTCGCGCCCGCGCCGTGGCTTGGGACGTTCGCCTTCATCGCGATCGTGGTGCTGCTCTACGGATGGATGCTGCGCCGCGCGAGGGCGATGCAGTAA
- a CDS encoding PDZ domain-containing protein produces the protein MRWLVLLAVPASLLAQTRGDTVSAPVRDIRYEVMFNRRSAAEREVAVAMTFTTAGTAPVVLSLPAWTPGAYELDNFARFVTGFAAETGDGKPLTWDKLDYDTWRVRPAGAKSIHVSFVYRADTLDNAMAWSKSDFLLFNGTNFFLYPEGQTLDFPATVVVRTETDWKVATGMTMAGTRTYTAANYHDLVDMPFFVGRFDYDSTRIADKWVRLATYPAGSVSGQTRNAAWEQLRKIIPAEIKVFGEAPWANYTLMQIVDSSYGGASGLEHQSSHVDVLAPSYVGSEFQPSLYAHEIFHSWNVKRLRPSEMWPYQYSHAQPTPWLWVSEGITDYYADLAEVRSGLVDAHAFYGLTAAKINEVADVEPISLEDASLSTWIHPVDGTGYIYYPKGSLAGLMLDIVIRDASDNKHSLDDVMRGLYQNVYKHGRGFTSADWWNAVSAAANGKSFTSFASKYIDGREPFPWETVLPLAGLRARQDSVPRLGVLTSMDSSGILVANVAEGSSAAAAGVRAGDYLISVGDIPVQDQQFGAKMRAKYGASMPGTLMPIRVRRGSEEITLAGKLQFAPGDVVVDEDPTASEKAVRIRNGILRGDKSGKGIDDR, from the coding sequence ATGCGCTGGCTCGTGCTGTTGGCGGTGCCGGCGTCGCTCCTCGCGCAAACGCGCGGAGATACCGTCTCGGCGCCGGTGCGCGACATTCGGTACGAGGTGATGTTCAATCGCCGAAGTGCGGCCGAGCGAGAGGTCGCGGTGGCGATGACGTTCACGACGGCGGGAACCGCGCCGGTGGTGTTGTCACTTCCCGCATGGACGCCGGGCGCGTACGAGTTGGATAATTTCGCGCGATTCGTCACGGGGTTCGCGGCGGAGACGGGCGACGGCAAGCCGCTCACCTGGGACAAGCTCGATTACGACACGTGGCGCGTGCGCCCGGCGGGCGCGAAGTCGATTCACGTTTCCTTCGTCTATCGCGCCGATACGCTCGACAACGCGATGGCGTGGTCGAAGTCCGACTTCCTGTTGTTCAACGGCACGAACTTCTTTCTGTATCCCGAAGGCCAGACGCTCGATTTTCCGGCGACGGTCGTTGTACGCACCGAGACCGATTGGAAAGTCGCGACGGGTATGACGATGGCCGGTACGCGCACGTACACGGCGGCGAACTATCACGATCTCGTGGACATGCCGTTCTTCGTCGGCCGCTTCGATTACGACAGCACGCGCATCGCCGACAAGTGGGTGCGGCTCGCGACGTATCCCGCGGGCTCGGTGAGCGGACAGACGCGCAACGCGGCGTGGGAGCAACTTCGAAAGATCATTCCCGCGGAGATCAAGGTGTTCGGCGAAGCGCCGTGGGCGAACTACACGCTCATGCAGATCGTCGATTCGTCGTACGGCGGCGCGAGCGGGTTGGAGCATCAGAGCTCGCACGTCGACGTGCTCGCGCCCTCGTACGTCGGCAGCGAATTCCAGCCGTCGCTGTACGCACATGAGATCTTTCATTCATGGAATGTGAAGCGACTTCGGCCGTCGGAGATGTGGCCATACCAGTACTCGCATGCGCAGCCGACGCCGTGGTTGTGGGTGTCGGAGGGCATCACCGACTATTACGCCGATCTCGCCGAAGTGCGCAGCGGGCTTGTTGACGCCCACGCCTTCTACGGGCTCACGGCCGCGAAGATCAATGAAGTGGCGGACGTCGAGCCGATCTCGCTCGAGGATGCGTCGCTCAGCACGTGGATTCATCCCGTCGACGGCACGGGATACATCTACTATCCGAAAGGCTCGCTCGCGGGACTGATGCTGGACATCGTCATCCGCGACGCGAGCGACAACAAACACTCCCTCGACGACGTGATGCGCGGGCTGTATCAGAATGTGTACAAGCACGGGCGCGGCTTCACGTCGGCGGATTGGTGGAACGCGGTGAGCGCCGCGGCGAACGGCAAATCGTTCACGTCGTTCGCGTCCAAGTACATCGACGGGCGCGAGCCATTCCCGTGGGAGACGGTGCTGCCCCTCGCCGGTCTGCGGGCGCGGCAGGATAGCGTCCCCCGTCTCGGTGTATTGACGTCAATGGATTCGTCGGGAATCCTGGTCGCCAACGTGGCCGAGGGCAGCTCAGCGGCGGCGGCGGGCGTGCGCGCGGGCGATTATCTGATTTCGGTCGGCGACATTCCGGTTCAGGACCAGCAGTTCGGCGCAAAGATGCGCGCCAAGTACGGTGCGTCGATGCCAGGCACGCTCATGCCGATCCGGGTCCGACGCGGCTCGGAGGAGATCACCCTCGCTGGTAAGCTGCAGTTCGCGCCGGGCGACGTTGTCGTGGACGAAGATCCGACGGCGTCGGAGAAGGCAGTCCGGATCCGCAACGGGATTCTGCGCGGCGACAAGAGCGGGAAAGGAATTGACGATCGTTAA